In the Nitrospirota bacterium genome, one interval contains:
- a CDS encoding HAD hydrolase-like protein, with the protein MTSFHLNWDEIDDVLLDMDGTLLDRHFDNFFFEEELPRRYALLHGLTCEGSRERLMAMYRSVEGELAWTDLDYWTERVGIDVVAMHKELDHMIGFLPSTESFLRELKTLGRRVTILTNAHQSGVEVKIAKTGLDRHVERIVTASEVGYLKMRPAYWPTCQRLVGFDPTRALFIDDDEGCLAAARQFGIAHLVHSAKSSSQLPPAFSASFRSVESLSTLMKGPLPPHPSQAL; encoded by the coding sequence ATGACGTCATTTCACTTGAATTGGGACGAGATCGATGACGTGCTGCTCGACATGGACGGCACGTTGCTGGATCGGCATTTCGACAACTTCTTTTTTGAGGAAGAGTTGCCGCGCCGGTATGCCCTATTACATGGACTGACTTGTGAGGGGTCCCGCGAGCGATTGATGGCCATGTATCGGTCGGTCGAAGGGGAGCTGGCCTGGACCGATTTAGACTACTGGACCGAGCGAGTGGGCATCGATGTGGTGGCCATGCACAAGGAACTGGACCACATGATCGGGTTTTTGCCGAGCACAGAATCGTTCCTCCGGGAACTCAAGACCCTGGGGCGGCGGGTGACAATCCTCACCAACGCGCATCAATCGGGCGTGGAGGTGAAAATCGCCAAGACCGGCCTCGATCGGCATGTAGAGCGTATCGTGACGGCCTCCGAGGTGGGTTACTTGAAAATGCGGCCTGCGTATTGGCCGACCTGCCAGCGGTTGGTGGGCTTCGATCCTACACGTGCGCTGTTTATCGACGATGATGAGGGTTGTCTGGCGGCCGCCCGGCAGTTCGGCATCGCGCATCTCGTCCACAGCGCGAAGTCCAGCTCGCAGCTGCCGCCGGCATTTTCTGCATCCTTTCGATCGGTTGAGAGTTTGTCGACCTTGATGAAGGGGCCTCTCCCGCCGCATCCTTCTCAAGCGTTATAG
- the rpsT gene encoding 30S ribosomal protein S20 encodes MPVVHKSTIRRARQAVKRHDRNRATLGTLKTLVKKVQAAVADKKVEDATSSLRLATSALGKAVTKGVMKPNTASRRIARLTLHVNSLSASRS; translated from the coding sequence ATGCCGGTTGTACATAAATCGACGATTCGCCGAGCCCGCCAAGCCGTGAAGCGGCACGACCGTAACCGTGCGACGCTGGGTACGCTCAAGACCTTGGTCAAGAAGGTCCAAGCCGCCGTGGCCGACAAGAAGGTTGAGGATGCCACGTCGTCCCTCCGTCTCGCCACGTCAGCCCTTGGCAAGGCTGTGACAAAGGGTGTGATGAAACCCAACACGGCCTCGCGCCGGATTGCTCGCCTCACGCTCCACGTCAACTCCTTGTCCGCTTCACGCTCGTAA
- the der gene encoding ribosome biogenesis GTPase Der: MPRTKKPKNIPEETAAEETAPVRQATAAHPPIVAIIGRPNVGKSTLFNRMLGKRTAIVDDVPGVTRDRNYADGTYRNRPFRLVDTGGLDPTASESMLILIKRQSELAIAEADILILLMDGRTGLTTPDLAVVRLLRGTTKPLFIVVNKIDTPKVEPLVADFYQLGTDTLYPISAEHGIGVSDLLDALYPLLPVPDENPEKTTMPRIAVVGRPNVGKSTLVNAVLGEDRVVVSDVPGTTRDSIDSIALHQGRNYLFTDTAGIRRRGKIDRGIEGYSVVRSHLAIGRSDLGVLLLDATEGVTEQDTKIAGIIIKQGRACFLLVNKWDLREGDSQARQEVEQELHRRFPFLTWAPVLFASAAHPDSLGQLFPTIDRVFAAFSKRIPTGALNKFLQEILTTHPLPVRKGKPTKITKSAFMTQVAIQPPVFALFVGHPDNITPSYLRFLENQVREEYGFEGTPIRLLVRKK; this comes from the coding sequence ATGCCACGCACGAAAAAACCCAAAAACATCCCCGAAGAGACCGCAGCCGAAGAAACAGCACCGGTACGGCAAGCCACAGCGGCTCACCCGCCTATTGTGGCCATTATCGGTCGCCCCAACGTCGGCAAATCGACGCTCTTTAATCGCATGCTCGGCAAACGAACGGCGATTGTGGACGACGTCCCCGGTGTCACGCGAGATCGTAACTACGCCGACGGCACCTATCGGAACAGGCCGTTTCGCCTGGTCGATACAGGGGGCCTGGACCCGACCGCCTCGGAAAGCATGTTGATCCTCATCAAGCGTCAATCGGAACTCGCCATTGCGGAAGCGGATATTTTGATTCTGCTGATGGACGGCCGGACCGGGCTCACAACCCCGGATCTCGCAGTCGTCCGTCTCTTACGCGGCACAACGAAGCCCTTGTTTATTGTGGTGAATAAGATCGACACGCCCAAAGTCGAACCCCTCGTGGCGGATTTCTATCAATTGGGCACGGACACGCTCTATCCTATCTCGGCAGAGCACGGCATCGGCGTATCCGACCTCCTGGACGCGCTCTATCCGCTCCTCCCGGTCCCCGATGAAAACCCTGAGAAAACGACGATGCCCCGCATTGCCGTCGTGGGGCGACCGAATGTCGGAAAATCCACGCTGGTGAACGCCGTGCTCGGGGAAGACCGGGTGGTCGTCAGCGATGTGCCGGGGACCACCAGAGATTCGATCGACTCCATCGCCCTCCATCAAGGACGGAATTATCTCTTCACCGATACCGCCGGCATTCGTCGTCGAGGAAAAATCGACCGGGGCATCGAAGGTTATAGCGTGGTCCGGTCCCACCTGGCTATCGGACGATCCGACCTCGGAGTCTTGCTCCTCGACGCCACGGAAGGCGTCACGGAACAGGACACCAAGATTGCAGGGATCATCATCAAGCAAGGAAGAGCCTGTTTCCTCCTCGTCAATAAATGGGACCTCCGGGAAGGCGACAGCCAGGCCCGGCAGGAAGTCGAACAGGAACTGCATCGGCGCTTTCCCTTCCTGACATGGGCGCCGGTCCTATTCGCCTCCGCCGCGCATCCCGATTCGCTTGGCCAGCTCTTTCCCACCATCGATCGGGTATTCGCAGCTTTCTCGAAACGGATCCCGACCGGAGCCTTGAACAAGTTCCTCCAGGAGATTCTCACCACCCACCCCCTCCCGGTGCGGAAAGGCAAACCGACGAAAATCACGAAGTCTGCCTTCATGACCCAGGTCGCGATACAACCACCCGTCTTCGCGTTGTTTGTCGGCCACCCGGACAACATCACGCCCTCCTACCTCCGCTTTCTCGAGAACCAAGTCCGCGAGGAATATGGATTCGAGGGAACCCCGATTCGCCTATTGGTTCGCAAAAAATAG
- the holA gene encoding DNA polymerase III subunit delta has product MASAISHAQLKAQLAQGTVAPLYVVVGEEDLLRDVALGVLKAAILGEGESDFNCDLFYGDDVSGSEIVTCASEVAVFAPRRLVVVKSADKLPARECDAILPYLKEPNDSTTVIFVATKLDGRLKFTQALTQTAVTIDCSPLREAHWLPWLKQDAERVGIQLNEEAVELLKEACGGSLYSVRRELEKLAAYVSPGLAVTAGDVATLRGTEPGASVFDLTLAIGARNRGRVLAILARNLEAGEAPLRILGSLAWQYRRLWKVKEVVRQGGREGEAARTLRMDPAKVRVFLEQFPDAHLQEALGLLLDADAKLKGGSGGRPVRVLEWLLLRLCDRTQTQTRPPSPSRGAEVPQPVRARTISNVRTITSVKRTRS; this is encoded by the coding sequence ATGGCTTCAGCTATTTCTCATGCGCAACTTAAGGCGCAGCTTGCGCAAGGAACGGTGGCACCGCTGTACGTAGTCGTCGGCGAGGAAGATTTGCTTCGCGATGTCGCCTTGGGGGTGCTGAAGGCCGCGATATTGGGCGAGGGCGAAAGCGACTTCAATTGCGATCTGTTTTATGGAGATGACGTGAGCGGATCCGAGATTGTCACCTGCGCGTCGGAAGTGGCTGTATTCGCGCCTCGGCGCCTGGTGGTGGTGAAATCGGCCGATAAACTTCCGGCCAGGGAGTGCGACGCGATCCTGCCCTATTTGAAAGAGCCGAACGATTCCACGACGGTGATCTTTGTTGCCACAAAGCTAGATGGGAGACTGAAGTTCACACAGGCCTTGACGCAGACTGCGGTCACGATTGATTGCTCCCCGCTCAGAGAGGCGCATTGGCTTCCCTGGCTCAAGCAGGATGCAGAACGGGTGGGAATTCAGCTCAACGAGGAGGCCGTCGAGCTGCTGAAGGAGGCCTGTGGCGGCTCGCTCTATTCGGTCCGGCGTGAATTGGAAAAGCTGGCGGCCTATGTCTCGCCAGGCCTGGCTGTGACCGCTGGCGATGTGGCGACGCTGCGTGGCACGGAGCCTGGCGCCTCGGTCTTTGATCTTACGTTGGCAATCGGTGCGAGAAACCGTGGACGGGTGTTGGCTATCTTGGCAAGGAATCTTGAAGCAGGAGAGGCTCCACTGAGAATTCTTGGCTCACTGGCCTGGCAATACCGGAGACTCTGGAAGGTGAAGGAAGTAGTGCGACAGGGAGGCCGTGAGGGGGAAGCCGCTCGGACGTTGCGAATGGACCCCGCCAAGGTGCGAGTCTTTCTCGAGCAGTTTCCCGACGCCCATTTGCAGGAGGCGCTAGGGTTGCTCTTGGATGCCGATGCCAAGCTGAAGGGTGGAAGTGGTGGCCGCCCTGTCCGAGTGCTTGAATGGCTGTTGCTGCGGTTGTGTGATCGGACGCAGACACAGACACGTCCACCCTCACCGAGTCGTGGCGCCGAAGTGCCGCAACCGGTGAGAGCCAGAACTATTTCGAACGTGCGAACGATTACGAGCGTGAAGCGGACAAGGAGTTGA
- the leuS gene encoding leucine--tRNA ligase: MSKTYDHQSLEVKWQAYWEEHRTFRVADDRTKPKFYCLDMFPYPSGSGLHVGHLEGYTATDIVSRYKRMRGFNVLHPMGWDAFGLPAEQYAVKTGIHPVVTTAQNIATFKRQMKRVGLSYDWERELSTIDPEYYRWTQWIFLKLFERGLAYVAEVPVNWCPALGTVLANEEIIDGKSEVGGFDVIRKPMRQWVLKITAYADRLLEDLKLVEWPASTLEMQKNWIGRSVGAEVEFDMAGLPGRVRIFTTRPDTLFGATYMVLSPEHPLVEVVTTANRRTAVTAYREASARKSDLQRQELEKDKTGVFTGGYAVNPVNQERLPIWIADYVLMGYGTGAIMAVPAHDERDWAFAKTYALPIREVIAGGQVEQEAFVTTDKGTVVNSTTPDGSFTINGLTPDDAIPKITAWIESRGKGRKAVNYKLRDWLFARQRYWGEPFPIVWVDGQALSLPEEQLPLLLPETNNFKPSGGGESPLANLTDWLTTTDPISGAPARRETNTMPQWAGSCWYYLRFIDPKNQDQLVDPDKERYWMPVDLYIGGSEHAVLHLLYARFWHKVLYDIGVVSTPEPFKKLVHQGMVLGEDNQKMSKSRGNVVNPDEIMDQFGADAVRLYEMFMGPLEAVKPWSTRGVEGVTRFLERSWRLMANEEGRLSNTVVETVPTLEYQRLLHLTIKKVTEDIEALRFNTAISQMMVFTNEMTKAEQRPRALLEPFVLILAPFAPHLAEELWEVLGHKPSVSQQPWPIFNPAMTVSDRLTIPIQVNGKLRTKLEVGVDATREQVEGLARAQIGEWLQGKEPKKIVYVEKKLMNFVV, from the coding sequence ATGAGCAAAACCTACGATCATCAGTCCCTTGAAGTGAAGTGGCAGGCCTATTGGGAGGAGCACCGGACCTTCCGTGTAGCTGACGACCGGACCAAGCCGAAATTTTACTGCCTCGACATGTTTCCCTACCCTTCCGGATCGGGCCTCCATGTCGGCCATCTTGAAGGTTATACCGCGACGGATATTGTGTCCCGCTACAAGCGGATGCGGGGCTTCAATGTGCTGCATCCGATGGGGTGGGATGCATTTGGGCTTCCTGCCGAGCAGTACGCGGTGAAGACCGGTATTCACCCGGTCGTCACCACAGCTCAGAACATCGCCACGTTTAAGCGTCAGATGAAACGGGTCGGTCTGTCCTACGACTGGGAACGCGAGCTCAGCACGATCGATCCTGAGTATTATCGCTGGACCCAGTGGATCTTCTTGAAACTGTTCGAGCGAGGGCTGGCCTATGTGGCGGAAGTGCCGGTGAATTGGTGCCCTGCACTGGGGACGGTGCTCGCCAATGAAGAAATTATCGATGGGAAGAGTGAGGTCGGCGGGTTCGATGTGATCCGCAAACCGATGCGTCAATGGGTGTTGAAGATTACCGCCTATGCCGATCGACTCCTCGAAGATTTGAAACTGGTCGAGTGGCCGGCCAGTACCTTGGAGATGCAAAAGAATTGGATCGGCCGATCGGTTGGCGCGGAAGTCGAGTTCGATATGGCCGGCCTTCCAGGCAGGGTTCGGATCTTTACGACGAGGCCGGATACCCTGTTCGGCGCAACGTATATGGTGCTATCTCCCGAACATCCGTTAGTGGAAGTCGTCACGACTGCCAATCGCCGTACGGCGGTCACAGCCTATCGCGAGGCATCGGCCAGAAAAAGCGATCTCCAGCGGCAGGAACTCGAAAAGGACAAAACCGGGGTCTTCACCGGCGGCTATGCGGTCAACCCGGTGAATCAGGAGCGGCTGCCTATTTGGATTGCGGACTACGTGTTGATGGGCTACGGAACCGGGGCCATTATGGCTGTGCCGGCGCATGACGAGCGCGACTGGGCTTTTGCGAAGACCTATGCCTTGCCGATCCGCGAAGTGATTGCGGGCGGTCAGGTTGAACAAGAGGCGTTCGTCACAACCGACAAGGGAACCGTCGTCAACTCCACAACGCCGGACGGAAGTTTTACGATTAACGGATTGACGCCGGACGATGCGATTCCGAAAATCACGGCCTGGATAGAGTCTCGCGGCAAGGGCCGCAAGGCCGTGAACTATAAGTTGCGGGACTGGCTGTTTGCCCGTCAGCGGTATTGGGGCGAGCCTTTTCCGATTGTGTGGGTGGATGGCCAGGCCCTTTCACTTCCGGAAGAGCAGCTGCCACTGTTGTTGCCGGAGACGAACAACTTCAAACCGTCAGGGGGCGGCGAGAGTCCTCTCGCGAATCTTACCGACTGGCTCACGACGACCGATCCGATCAGCGGAGCGCCGGCACGCCGTGAAACCAACACGATGCCGCAATGGGCCGGTTCCTGTTGGTATTATCTGCGATTCATTGACCCGAAAAATCAGGACCAGCTCGTCGACCCTGACAAAGAGCGCTATTGGATGCCCGTGGATCTCTACATCGGCGGCAGCGAACATGCCGTGTTGCATTTGCTCTATGCGCGTTTTTGGCACAAGGTGCTGTACGACATCGGCGTGGTCAGTACTCCGGAGCCGTTTAAGAAGCTCGTGCATCAGGGAATGGTGCTGGGCGAAGATAACCAGAAGATGTCGAAGTCCCGTGGCAATGTCGTCAATCCTGACGAGATCATGGACCAGTTCGGGGCCGATGCGGTGCGGCTCTATGAAATGTTCATGGGCCCGTTGGAGGCGGTGAAGCCCTGGAGCACGAGGGGCGTGGAAGGGGTGACGCGGTTTCTCGAACGTTCTTGGCGACTGATGGCGAATGAAGAGGGCCGTCTGTCGAACACCGTGGTGGAGACCGTTCCGACGCTCGAGTACCAGCGCTTGCTTCACCTGACGATTAAGAAAGTCACCGAAGATATCGAGGCGTTGCGGTTCAATACGGCGATCTCTCAGATGATGGTGTTTACAAACGAGATGACGAAGGCCGAGCAGCGCCCCCGGGCCTTACTGGAACCCTTCGTCCTGATCCTGGCACCGTTCGCCCCCCATCTGGCGGAGGAATTGTGGGAAGTGCTGGGGCACAAGCCGAGCGTGTCTCAGCAGCCCTGGCCGATCTTCAATCCAGCCATGACCGTCAGCGATCGGTTGACCATTCCGATCCAGGTGAATGGAAAGCTACGAACCAAACTCGAAGTCGGAGTCGACGCAACTCGTGAACAGGTTGAAGGGCTGGCTCGTGCGCAGATTGGGGAGTGGCTGCAGGGCAAAGAGCCCAAGAAGATTGTGTATGTTGAAAAAAAGCTGATGAACTTTGTGGTATAG
- a CDS encoding secretin N-terminal domain-containing protein — protein sequence MTFLSFGQFRWIRPASLVCVLVVLTVSLLPLTLRAESGASSPGRVSLDFNDVELSVFVRFISELTGKNFVLDDVVKKAGGKISVYSPTKVTHDQAYSMFVAALEVSRLAVVQKGNVNQIVAMGDLPPERGAFVYKLKHANATDLAAILTNLVARSQTVAQTSPGTRPLFRPLSEFEAPVQVFADKATNSIIISATKSAYTKLQSVIRDLDTRRKQVFVEAVILEVQVDRLRQIGSDPIQVIGSGKSGSLQGIAGLNSAPENLATIAQAISGVAAGGATGGAVTILNTVNVRAFLQLLLSLTDTNVLSTPQVLAADNQKAKIVVGENRPFPTGQAQGITGGTLVTIERKDVGVTLEFTPQVLENDLIRLEIKQEISAIAENVAQTIGTGTSSVPVGPTTTKRSMETTTIAKDQQTIVIGGLVRDNLVLSERKVPFLGDIPLLGWLFRFQSRATEKLSLLVFLTPTLVRDEADMVELNARKAAELGTLQRENRIEEPTRLKQDVLEKLERPNGSSHQSSPSQTPVPPQPLPRPE from the coding sequence ATGACTTTTCTCTCTTTCGGACAATTTAGGTGGATCAGGCCGGCCTCTCTCGTCTGTGTACTGGTAGTGCTGACCGTGTCTCTGCTTCCTCTCACCCTACGGGCCGAATCCGGCGCAAGCTCACCCGGCCGCGTCTCTCTCGACTTCAATGACGTTGAACTCTCTGTTTTTGTTCGTTTCATCAGCGAGTTAACCGGCAAAAACTTTGTCTTGGATGATGTCGTCAAAAAAGCCGGTGGGAAAATCAGCGTGTATTCCCCGACCAAGGTCACGCACGACCAAGCCTACAGCATGTTCGTGGCAGCGCTCGAAGTGAGCCGTCTGGCTGTCGTCCAGAAAGGCAACGTCAATCAAATCGTCGCGATGGGGGACCTTCCTCCGGAACGAGGCGCATTCGTCTACAAACTCAAACATGCCAATGCGACCGACCTGGCCGCCATCCTGACCAATCTCGTCGCCCGATCTCAGACCGTGGCACAAACCTCACCGGGCACGAGACCGCTATTCAGGCCCTTGAGCGAATTCGAAGCCCCTGTTCAAGTCTTTGCGGACAAAGCCACGAATTCGATCATCATCAGCGCGACCAAAAGCGCCTATACCAAGTTACAATCTGTCATTCGAGACCTGGATACGCGCCGGAAGCAGGTCTTTGTCGAAGCCGTCATCTTGGAGGTACAGGTTGATCGGCTCCGACAAATCGGGAGCGACCCTATTCAGGTCATCGGTTCGGGCAAGAGCGGTTCACTGCAAGGCATTGCTGGACTCAATAGTGCACCGGAAAATTTAGCCACCATCGCGCAGGCCATTAGCGGGGTGGCTGCAGGTGGGGCAACAGGGGGAGCAGTCACGATACTCAACACGGTCAATGTGCGGGCATTTCTTCAGCTGTTGCTGAGCCTCACGGACACCAACGTCCTCTCAACACCTCAAGTACTTGCCGCGGACAATCAAAAGGCCAAAATCGTCGTGGGTGAAAATCGTCCCTTCCCAACCGGCCAGGCCCAAGGAATCACGGGCGGCACGCTCGTCACGATCGAACGAAAAGACGTGGGCGTCACATTGGAGTTCACGCCCCAAGTCTTAGAGAACGACCTGATCCGCTTGGAAATTAAGCAGGAGATTTCCGCCATCGCTGAAAATGTGGCTCAAACGATCGGAACAGGCACCTCATCCGTCCCTGTAGGCCCCACGACGACCAAGCGGTCGATGGAAACCACCACCATTGCGAAGGATCAACAGACCATCGTCATTGGCGGACTCGTACGGGACAATCTCGTCCTCAGCGAACGGAAAGTTCCGTTCCTTGGAGATATTCCGCTCTTAGGCTGGCTCTTCCGCTTCCAAAGCCGGGCGACCGAGAAACTCAGTCTGCTGGTGTTTCTAACCCCGACCTTGGTCAGGGATGAAGCGGACATGGTGGAGTTGAACGCCCGTAAAGCAGCGGAGCTGGGAACCCTGCAGCGTGAAAATCGAATCGAGGAACCCACGAGACTCAAGCAGGATGTCCTAGAAAAGCTTGAACGCCCGAATGGATCATCCCATCAGTCCTCCCCTAGCCAAACGCCCGTCCCCCCTCAACCTCTGCCGCGCCCTGAATAA
- a CDS encoding TIGR00266 family protein: MKSEILYPGAFPMVRVDLAAGESIKAESGAMVACSPTIDIESKMEGGFLGALSRKFLTGEKFFFQTLRASRGPGEVLLAPTVPGEIVILELDGVNEYMVQKDGFLAGADAIVIESKMQSLSRGLLGGEGFFILKISGKGTLVLNSFGAIHKIELKPDQEYIVDNSHLVAWSATTSYNIEKATSGWVASFTSGEGFVCRFRGPGLVYIQSRNPGSFGAWIRQFIPVSE, from the coding sequence ATGAAGAGCGAGATCTTATATCCAGGGGCCTTTCCGATGGTGCGGGTGGATTTGGCAGCGGGCGAGTCGATCAAGGCCGAGTCCGGTGCGATGGTGGCCTGTTCGCCGACCATCGACATCGAAAGCAAAATGGAAGGTGGGTTTCTTGGAGCCCTGTCGCGAAAGTTCCTGACAGGCGAGAAGTTTTTCTTCCAAACGCTGCGTGCCAGCCGCGGCCCCGGTGAAGTCTTGCTGGCGCCGACTGTTCCAGGTGAAATTGTCATCTTGGAACTTGATGGTGTCAACGAGTACATGGTGCAGAAAGACGGCTTTCTCGCAGGCGCAGACGCGATCGTGATTGAAAGTAAAATGCAGAGCCTGAGCCGTGGTTTATTGGGCGGAGAAGGCTTCTTCATCCTCAAAATCAGCGGGAAGGGGACGCTCGTCCTGAACAGCTTTGGAGCTATTCACAAGATCGAGTTGAAGCCAGATCAGGAATACATCGTGGACAACAGCCACTTGGTAGCCTGGTCTGCCACCACGTCTTACAACATTGAAAAGGCCACGTCTGGATGGGTCGCCAGCTTCACGTCTGGCGAAGGCTTTGTCTGCCGTTTCCGAGGGCCTGGCCTGGTGTACATTCAAAGTCGGAATCCTGGAAGTTTCGGAGCCTGGATCAGGCAATTCATCCCCGTCTCCGAGTAG
- the lptE gene encoding LPS assembly lipoprotein LptE, with product MWIKGLSGSVPLAPCFLSLACCLFLFGCGYQFRVEGAGPTIGGAAATASPTSPPPRLVVRTLENKSFEPNLEARYTNYLRHEFSSGSGAQIVPDTEAADLVLSGQILSVSLPTLSFSQTTTLESRAEVVVMIKVEESRTKRVVWAQTAKGSSEFYVTPDLQFNRVLQNRALEQAGRFIAEDLASRFLLQLESGQLAKPIVRPASTGADTSSK from the coding sequence ATGTGGATCAAAGGTTTATCAGGCTCTGTGCCCCTTGCCCCTTGCTTCTTGTCCCTCGCCTGCTGTCTTTTCCTGTTCGGCTGCGGTTATCAGTTCCGTGTCGAGGGAGCAGGGCCGACGATTGGAGGGGCGGCAGCAACCGCTTCTCCCACGTCTCCGCCGCCGAGGTTGGTGGTCCGGACCTTGGAGAATAAGAGTTTCGAGCCGAATCTTGAGGCCCGCTACACCAACTATTTGCGCCACGAGTTTTCGTCGGGCAGCGGAGCGCAGATCGTTCCAGATACTGAGGCTGCCGACCTCGTGCTGTCCGGGCAAATTCTCTCGGTCAGTCTTCCCACGCTCAGTTTCAGCCAGACGACCACACTCGAAAGCCGCGCAGAAGTGGTGGTGATGATCAAAGTGGAGGAGAGCCGGACGAAACGTGTGGTATGGGCACAAACGGCCAAGGGTTCCTCGGAGTTCTACGTGACACCCGATCTGCAATTTAACCGCGTTCTGCAGAACCGGGCCTTAGAGCAAGCCGGTCGTTTTATCGCCGAGGACTTGGCGTCTCGCTTTTTGCTCCAATTGGAATCGGGGCAGCTGGCAAAGCCGATCGTGCGTCCGGCATCAACTGGCGCGGACACAAGCAGTAAATAG
- a CDS encoding class I SAM-dependent methyltransferase — MGLYATQIFPRLMDWVMSGDEFQQLRTLLLQGTRGEILEIGLGTGLNLPHYTGDVSRLHAVDPAPLLPNRVAQRSKSVAFPLQIKPISAETLPFDARTFDCVVSTWTLCTIPDPVKALREVCRVLKHDGVFLFLEHGRSDDAKIAAWQDRVNPLQRIIGCGCNLNRKIDQLIEQAGLAITKLDRFQMQQVPRLGGEMYRGSARPAPL, encoded by the coding sequence ATGGGACTCTACGCGACACAGATCTTTCCCCGCCTCATGGACTGGGTCATGAGCGGCGACGAATTCCAGCAGCTCCGAACGTTGTTGTTGCAAGGCACTCGCGGGGAGATTTTGGAAATCGGACTGGGCACCGGGCTCAACCTGCCCCACTACACGGGAGACGTGTCCAGGTTGCATGCCGTAGACCCGGCGCCGCTCCTCCCCAACCGAGTCGCGCAGCGAAGTAAATCCGTTGCTTTTCCCCTTCAAATCAAGCCGATCAGCGCGGAAACGCTCCCCTTCGACGCTCGAACCTTCGACTGCGTTGTCAGTACCTGGACGCTCTGCACGATTCCCGATCCGGTGAAGGCACTCCGGGAAGTTTGTCGAGTCCTCAAACATGACGGAGTATTTCTGTTTCTAGAGCATGGCCGGAGCGACGATGCCAAGATTGCGGCCTGGCAAGACCGCGTGAACCCGCTTCAACGAATAATCGGCTGTGGATGCAACCTGAACCGGAAGATCGATCAGCTCATCGAACAGGCGGGACTCGCCATCACTAAGCTGGACCGGTTCCAGATGCAACAGGTCCCGCGATTGGGCGGGGAAATGTATCGAGGATCGGCAAGGCCTGCGCCGCTATAA
- the pyrF gene encoding orotidine-5'-phosphate decarboxylase — protein sequence MPVSTIIARDRLIFALDVPSSDAAERLLDRVEDQVVFVKIGLELYTAAGPQMVQRLIARGKRVFLDLKFLDIEETVRRATALVASMGVEFLTVHANRKALAAAVQGRGDSSLKLLAVTVLTNFDSHDLREMGIQRTVQELVTARALLASEVGCDGVVASGEEPAILRPKVGPRFLIVTPGVRPAGKGVDDHARATTPTQAISAGADYLVIGRPIRDASDPAAAAAAILAEMQTAFDTRG from the coding sequence ATGCCTGTGTCAACCATCATTGCCCGTGACCGTCTCATCTTCGCGCTCGACGTGCCTTCAAGCGACGCGGCCGAGCGTCTGCTCGATCGAGTCGAGGATCAGGTTGTGTTCGTGAAAATTGGACTCGAGCTCTACACTGCCGCCGGACCCCAGATGGTTCAACGCCTGATTGCACGAGGCAAGCGGGTCTTCCTCGATCTCAAGTTCCTCGATATTGAGGAAACGGTGCGTCGCGCGACCGCATTGGTCGCCTCGATGGGCGTGGAGTTTTTGACGGTTCATGCGAACAGGAAAGCGCTGGCCGCAGCCGTCCAGGGTCGTGGCGATTCCTCGCTGAAATTGTTGGCGGTGACCGTATTGACCAATTTCGACAGCCACGATCTCCGGGAGATGGGCATTCAGCGGACCGTGCAGGAGTTAGTCACCGCGCGGGCGCTGTTGGCGTCCGAAGTGGGCTGTGACGGGGTTGTGGCGTCAGGCGAAGAACCGGCGATTCTTCGCCCCAAGGTCGGTCCACGGTTTCTGATCGTCACGCCCGGTGTGCGCCCGGCCGGCAAGGGCGTCGATGATCATGCGCGGGCGACCACGCCGACCCAGGCGATTTCGGCTGGGGCTGACTATTTAGTGATCGGCCGACCCATCAGAGATGCCTCGGATCCCGCCGCCGCTGCCGCTGCAATTCTTGCCGAAATGCAGACGGCTTTCGATACACGAGGCTGA